TTCACCCGCAACCTGTTTTGCATCAACCAACGTTATCACCTTTTGCCCCAGGAGATTAAAAATCTCAAGTTTCACCTGTGGCGAATTGAGCGATTGTGGGATGGTGTAATTGATCACTGTACTCGGGTTG
This sequence is a window from candidate division KSB1 bacterium. Protein-coding genes within it:
- a CDS encoding T9SS type A sorting domain-containing protein; the encoded protein is NPSTVINYTIPQSLNSPQVKLEIFNLLGQKVITLVDAKQVAGEHSIQWNGKNEAGNLVSSGVYLYRLKAENFVEMRKMMFIR